One window from the genome of Thermus sediminis encodes:
- the pfkA gene encoding 6-phosphofructokinase: MKRIGVFTSGGDAPGMNAAIRAVVRQAYALGIEVVGIRRGYAGMIQGEMVPLGVRDVANILQRGGTLLLTARSQEFFTEEGRAKAVAKLKAAGIGGLVAIGGDGTFRGAMRLVEEHRVPVVGVPGTIDNDLFGTDHTIGFDTAVNTALEAIDRIRDTAASHERVFFIEVMGRHAGFIALDVGLAGGAEVIAVPEEPVDPRAIAQGLLESQKRGKTSSIVVVAEGAYPGGAAGLLSAIQEHVRVEARVTVLGHIQRGGSPTAKDRILASRLGAAAVEALAGGTSGVMVGEVEGEVEFTPLEEAVERRKDIKRALLSLSRVLAL; the protein is encoded by the coding sequence ATGAAGCGTATTGGGGTTTTCACCAGCGGGGGCGATGCCCCTGGCATGAACGCGGCCATCCGGGCCGTGGTGCGCCAGGCCTACGCCCTGGGGATTGAGGTCGTGGGCATTCGCCGGGGCTACGCGGGCATGATTCAGGGGGAGATGGTCCCCCTGGGGGTGCGGGACGTGGCCAACATCCTGCAGCGGGGGGGTACCCTCCTCCTCACCGCCCGGAGCCAGGAGTTCTTCACGGAGGAGGGGCGGGCCAAGGCGGTGGCTAAGCTGAAGGCCGCAGGCATAGGGGGCCTGGTGGCCATCGGTGGGGACGGCACTTTCCGCGGGGCCATGCGCCTTGTGGAGGAGCACAGGGTGCCGGTGGTGGGGGTGCCGGGCACCATTGACAACGACCTCTTTGGCACCGACCACACCATTGGCTTTGACACCGCGGTGAACACCGCCTTGGAGGCCATTGACCGCATCCGGGACACCGCGGCGAGCCACGAGCGGGTCTTCTTCATCGAGGTCATGGGGCGGCACGCGGGCTTCATCGCCCTGGACGTGGGCCTGGCGGGGGGTGCGGAGGTGATCGCCGTGCCCGAGGAGCCCGTGGACCCCAGGGCCATCGCCCAGGGGCTTTTGGAGTCCCAGAAGCGGGGGAAGACCAGCTCCATCGTGGTGGTGGCGGAAGGGGCCTATCCCGGCGGGGCAGCAGGCCTCCTTTCCGCCATTCAGGAGCACGTAAGGGTGGAGGCCAGGGTCACGGTCCTGGGCCACATCCAGCGGGGAGGAAGCCCCACGGCCAAGGACCGCATCCTGGCGAGCCGCCTGGGGGCGGCGGCGGTGGAGGCCCTGGCCGGGGGGACCAGCGGGGTGATGGTGGGAGAGGTGGAGGGGGAGGTGGAGTTCACCCCCCTCGAGGAGGCTGTGGAGCGCAGGAAGGATATCAAGCGGGCCCTCCTCTCCCTATCGCGGGTGCTGGCCCTCTAG
- the rsmI gene encoding 16S rRNA (cytidine(1402)-2'-O)-methyltransferase, with protein MRLVLVPTPIGNLEDITLRALRVLQEAEVVACEDTRRTGLLLRHYGIPTPTLRLDGHTVGRAKDLLAPYAYVAYATDAGTPGISDPGAELVRLALEWGWRVEALPGPTALIPALVASGLPTHRFTFEGFLPKGGKERKERLQALAQEGRTAVLYESPHRLRKTLQDLIEVYGEAHPAAVAREISKVHEEVFRGSLGEALGRFAEPKGEFVLVLGPKEAPAPDARRLHEALKAQGLSGKALFRALVAAGVPRNEAYRLSVEDR; from the coding sequence ATGCGCTTGGTTCTGGTCCCCACCCCCATCGGCAACCTGGAGGACATCACCCTAAGGGCCCTCCGGGTGCTGCAGGAGGCGGAGGTGGTGGCCTGCGAGGACACCCGGCGCACGGGGCTTCTCCTCCGCCACTACGGCATCCCCACCCCCACCTTGCGCCTGGACGGGCACACCGTGGGCCGGGCCAAGGACCTCCTCGCCCCCTACGCCTACGTGGCCTACGCCACGGACGCGGGTACCCCGGGGATCTCGGACCCTGGGGCGGAGCTGGTGCGCCTGGCCTTAGAATGGGGCTGGCGGGTGGAAGCCCTTCCTGGTCCCACTGCCCTCATCCCCGCCCTGGTGGCCTCGGGCCTGCCCACCCACCGCTTCACCTTTGAGGGCTTCCTCCCCAAGGGGGGAAAGGAGCGCAAGGAAAGGCTTCAGGCCCTGGCCCAGGAAGGGAGGACCGCGGTGCTCTACGAAAGCCCCCACCGCCTTAGGAAAACCCTTCAGGACCTCATAGAAGTCTACGGGGAAGCCCACCCCGCGGCCGTGGCCCGGGAGATCAGCAAGGTCCACGAGGAGGTCTTCCGGGGAAGCCTGGGGGAGGCGCTGGGGCGTTTCGCCGAGCCCAAGGGGGAGTTCGTCCTGGTCCTGGGGCCCAAGGAGGCCCCGGCCCCGGACGCCAGAAGGCTCCATGAGGCGCTCAAGGCCCAAGGCCTTTCCGGGAAGGCCCTCTTCCGCGCCCTGGTGGCGGCGGGGGTGCCCCGGAACGAGGCCTACCGCCTAAGCGTGGAGGATAGATGA
- a CDS encoding TFIIB-type zinc ribbon-containing protein — protein sequence MVCPVCGEPLDLEGYEAGDLLDCEACGAVLHLLSDGTLEVVEVPGEEKEPLWGLEAFGKGEEVVLRFSGGTLEEVRLLKAELLEALGRLEEGVGGEPPREAEDEPNLEPDYLTVHVGTDQGPLVLRRILFPGARDLLEFTLPSGSLYELPFRQVLAALRPVLL from the coding sequence ATGGTGTGCCCGGTTTGCGGCGAGCCCCTGGACCTGGAGGGGTACGAGGCAGGGGATCTCTTGGACTGCGAGGCCTGCGGTGCGGTCCTCCACCTCCTTTCCGACGGCACCTTGGAGGTGGTGGAGGTGCCTGGGGAGGAAAAGGAGCCCCTTTGGGGCCTCGAGGCCTTTGGGAAGGGGGAGGAGGTGGTTCTCCGCTTCTCCGGGGGGACCTTAGAGGAGGTGCGCCTCCTCAAGGCCGAGCTTCTAGAGGCCCTGGGGCGGCTGGAGGAGGGGGTGGGCGGGGAGCCTCCCAGGGAGGCGGAGGACGAGCCCAACCTGGAGCCCGACTACCTGACCGTTCACGTGGGGACCGACCAGGGCCCCCTCGTCCTGCGGCGGATCCTCTTCCCCGGGGCCAGGGACCTTTTGGAGTTCACCCTGCCCTCGGGCTCCCTCTACGAGCTCCCCTTCCGCCAGGTTCTGGCGGCGCTTAGGCCCGTGCTCCTCTAG
- a CDS encoding inorganic diphosphatase, translating to MANLKSLPVGKGAPEVVHMVIEVPRGSGNKYEYDPELGVIKLDRVLPGAQFYPGDYGFIPSTLAEDGDPLDGLVLSTYPLLPGVVVEVRPVGLLLMEDEKGNDAKIIGVAAEDQRLDHIQDIGDIPEGIKQEIQHFFETYKALEAKKGKWVKVTGWRGREAALEEVRACIARHAG from the coding sequence ATGGCGAACCTGAAGAGCCTTCCCGTGGGCAAGGGTGCTCCCGAGGTGGTCCACATGGTCATCGAGGTCCCCCGGGGCTCAGGCAACAAGTACGAGTACGACCCCGAGCTGGGGGTGATCAAGCTGGATAGGGTGCTCCCCGGAGCCCAGTTCTACCCCGGGGACTACGGCTTCATCCCCTCCACCCTAGCGGAGGACGGGGACCCCCTGGACGGGCTCGTCCTCTCCACCTACCCCCTTCTGCCCGGGGTGGTGGTGGAGGTACGCCCCGTGGGCCTCCTCCTCATGGAGGACGAAAAGGGAAACGATGCCAAGATCATCGGGGTGGCAGCTGAGGACCAACGCCTGGACCACATCCAGGACATCGGGGACATACCTGAGGGCATAAAGCAGGAGATCCAGCACTTCTTTGAAACCTACAAGGCCCTCGAGGCCAAGAAGGGCAAGTGGGTGAAGGTGACGGGCTGGCGGGGCCGGGAGGCGGCCTTGGAAGAGGTCCGGGCCTGCATCGCTCGCCACGCGGGCTGA
- a CDS encoding glycerophosphodiester phosphodiesterase, with protein MPLRLGHRGLALGVRENTLEAFRKALELGLDGFELDVHQTRDGVLVVHHDFTLKGVPIASLVLKELPPYVPTLEAVLQAFPQIWINVELKSLPPETDGREEALAHLLARYPSERLWVSSFDPLALVRLGRLGVRPLGFLYQKPEALELAPCLGVDWVHPWEALLTEEEVRRLKGRYRVLAWTVNDRSRAGALAAWGVDALVTDIPEALV; from the coding sequence ATGCCTCTCCGCCTAGGTCACCGCGGCCTTGCCCTGGGGGTGAGGGAGAACACCCTGGAGGCTTTCAGGAAAGCCCTGGAGTTAGGCCTGGACGGCTTTGAGTTGGACGTGCACCAGACCCGAGACGGGGTCTTGGTGGTCCACCACGACTTCACCCTGAAGGGGGTTCCCATCGCCAGCCTCGTCCTGAAGGAACTCCCCCCCTACGTGCCCACCCTCGAGGCCGTCTTGCAGGCCTTTCCCCAGATCTGGATCAACGTGGAGCTGAAGAGCCTCCCCCCCGAGACCGACGGCAGGGAGGAGGCCCTGGCCCACCTCCTCGCCCGCTACCCCTCGGAGCGCCTTTGGGTGAGCTCCTTTGACCCCCTGGCCCTGGTGCGCCTTGGGCGCCTGGGGGTACGGCCTCTGGGCTTCCTCTACCAGAAGCCCGAGGCCTTGGAGCTCGCCCCCTGCCTGGGTGTGGATTGGGTCCACCCCTGGGAGGCCCTGCTCACCGAGGAGGAGGTGCGCCGGCTCAAGGGCCGCTACCGGGTCCTGGCCTGGACGGTGAACGATCGCTCCCGGGCCGGAGCCCTCGCGGCGTGGGGAGTGGACGCCCTGGTCACGGACATTCCAGAGGCCCTCGTATAA
- a CDS encoding YcxB family protein — protein sequence MGKYEEAFSRLAERALARLEGPGGFLAVTETHLVLVDETGVKRMALSRIRRVGRGEGGNLVVQGEEETLTIPLRVFPLEELKAFLEGLRPHVARARKATAAPPPSPQASPLPSPEPASHAPSGEGQRVPIWEEEAPPKPASVELAPEPKAAEAPADTPRPKGGGSPLALPLKALALLTLAYTVAFVALNPGADPWALAGVVLGGLGLALTEWSLATSSR from the coding sequence ATGGGCAAGTACGAGGAAGCCTTTTCCCGCCTGGCAGAGCGGGCCCTGGCACGCTTGGAGGGGCCCGGGGGGTTCCTGGCCGTGACGGAAACCCACCTGGTGTTGGTGGACGAGACCGGGGTAAAGAGGATGGCGCTTTCCCGCATCCGCCGGGTGGGCCGCGGCGAGGGAGGGAACCTGGTGGTCCAGGGGGAGGAGGAGACCCTTACCATCCCCCTGAGGGTCTTTCCCCTGGAGGAGCTCAAGGCCTTCCTGGAGGGCCTTAGGCCCCACGTGGCCCGGGCCCGGAAGGCCACCGCCGCCCCGCCGCCAAGCCCCCAGGCCTCCCCTCTCCCCAGCCCCGAACCCGCTTCCCACGCCCCAAGCGGGGAGGGCCAGAGGGTCCCCATTTGGGAAGAGGAGGCCCCGCCCAAGCCCGCCTCGGTGGAGCTAGCCCCGGAGCCCAAGGCGGCGGAAGCCCCAGCCGACACCCCCAGACCCAAGGGGGGTGGAAGCCCTTTGGCCCTTCCCCTAAAGGCCCTCGCCCTCCTCACCCTGGCCTACACCGTGGCCTTCGTGGCCCTGAACCCCGGGGCCGATCCCTGGGCCCTGGCCGGGGTGGTTTTGGGCGGGCTTGGGCTGGCCTTGACGGAGTGGTCCTTGGCTACCTCCTCGCGGTAG
- a CDS encoding ComEA family DNA-binding protein — MVLGYLLAVALLGLLSLWPKISPRPHPVRVETLVEAAFTPPAPEPVSLNRASLEDLEALPGIGPVLARRILEGRPYETVEDLLKVKGIGPATLEKLRPYVVP, encoded by the coding sequence GTGGTCCTTGGCTACCTCCTCGCGGTAGCCCTTCTCGGCCTCCTTAGCCTCTGGCCCAAGATCTCCCCCAGGCCTCACCCCGTGCGGGTGGAGACGCTTGTGGAGGCCGCCTTCACCCCGCCAGCCCCGGAGCCCGTGAGCCTGAACCGGGCCAGCCTCGAGGACCTAGAGGCCCTCCCCGGGATAGGCCCCGTCCTAGCGAGGCGCATCCTAGAGGGGAGGCCCTACGAAACGGTGGAGGATCTCCTCAAAGTGAAGGGCATCGGCCCGGCCACCCTGGAGAAGCTCCGGCCTTACGTGGTGCCGTGA
- a CDS encoding DNA internalization-related competence protein ComEC/Rec2 yields MHLVSPGVGLGLGGLLGAWVLLYPLALVLVPFLLFWQRLPLLLGFLLVLGRGLLFPVPEPPYGLRIEGTFTVREGFTEWQGHRLRLRRFPPLEDGVYHLRGYLAPPEPRRNPGGFDERAWLLAQGVKGVFHVERAQLLSPLPNPRAPLRERLAAGLSPPTKEVLEGLVLGEKLGLEEAYSLFQRAGLAHLLAVSGLHVGFLVGSALLLPLGRWRYLLALGLLPLYLFLAGPSPSLVRASLMAGLSLLGLFLGLGAAGVVQALGVALFLQLLLRPEALLSLGFQLSYLAVLGLALVLPSLKLPPGFRGYLLGGLAASLAVQAFLAPLLLHRFHFLPLLAPLSNLLALPLAALLVPLGFLKLLLGGALAFPVEPLAQALLALAEQASQAPLLWWGEISPWGFALYYLGLLPPLLALHRVLPWRKALLLATLPVLASLAAGLPKPLDLWLLDVGQGDALLARMGRAEVLVDGGRPWQGERVVRALRALGVEALEVVVATHPDADHYGGLLKVVEEVPVGLALLSPAFPKDHPLVRALEAKGVATLYPGAGTEIRVGKGWLRVLWPAFLSGDDNWDGLALLLEFGPARALLLADLPKEVEARLSVEALEVLKVSHHGSRTGTSEALLARTRPGIALIGVGRNPYGHPHPEVLGRLEAHGAKVYRTDRMGAVRVSFGYAW; encoded by the coding sequence ATGCACCTCGTTTCCCCTGGGGTAGGCTTGGGCCTAGGGGGTCTCCTGGGAGCCTGGGTTCTCCTCTACCCTCTGGCCCTGGTCCTGGTCCCCTTCCTCCTTTTCTGGCAACGGCTGCCCCTCCTCCTGGGTTTCCTCCTGGTCCTCGGGCGGGGGCTCCTCTTCCCCGTCCCGGAACCCCCTTACGGCCTGCGGATAGAGGGCACCTTCACCGTCCGGGAGGGGTTTACCGAATGGCAGGGGCACCGCCTGCGCCTGCGGCGCTTTCCGCCCCTGGAGGACGGGGTTTACCACCTACGGGGGTACCTGGCTCCTCCCGAGCCCCGGCGCAACCCCGGGGGGTTTGACGAGCGGGCCTGGCTCCTGGCCCAAGGCGTAAAGGGGGTGTTTCACGTGGAACGGGCCCAGCTCCTCTCCCCCCTCCCCAATCCGCGAGCCCCTTTACGGGAAAGGCTGGCCGCGGGCCTCTCCCCGCCCACCAAGGAGGTTTTGGAGGGCCTGGTCCTGGGCGAGAAGCTGGGCCTCGAGGAGGCCTACAGCCTCTTTCAAAGGGCGGGCCTGGCCCACCTCCTGGCGGTCTCCGGCCTCCACGTGGGCTTCCTCGTGGGAAGCGCCCTCCTTCTCCCCTTGGGCCGCTGGCGCTACCTCTTGGCCCTGGGCCTCCTCCCCCTCTACCTCTTCCTGGCGGGCCCCAGCCCCTCCCTGGTACGGGCCAGCCTCATGGCGGGCCTCTCCCTCCTCGGCCTCTTCCTGGGCCTAGGGGCCGCGGGGGTGGTCCAGGCCCTGGGGGTGGCCCTTTTCCTCCAGCTCCTCCTGAGGCCCGAGGCCCTCCTCAGCCTGGGCTTTCAGCTCTCCTACCTGGCCGTCTTGGGCCTGGCCCTGGTCCTCCCCTCCCTAAAGCTCCCCCCTGGGTTCCGGGGTTACCTCCTCGGGGGGCTCGCCGCTAGCCTAGCGGTCCAGGCCTTCCTGGCCCCCCTTCTCCTCCACCGCTTCCACTTCCTCCCCCTCCTCGCTCCCCTCAGCAACCTCCTGGCCCTCCCCCTGGCGGCCCTTCTGGTGCCCCTGGGCTTCCTCAAGCTCCTCCTGGGAGGGGCCTTGGCCTTCCCCGTGGAGCCTCTGGCCCAGGCCCTCCTGGCCCTGGCGGAACAGGCCTCCCAGGCTCCCCTCTTGTGGTGGGGAGAGATCTCCCCATGGGGCTTCGCCCTTTACTACCTAGGCCTGCTTCCCCCCCTTTTGGCCCTCCACCGGGTCCTCCCCTGGCGGAAAGCCCTCCTCCTCGCCACCCTGCCCGTGCTGGCGAGCCTAGCGGCGGGTCTCCCCAAACCCCTGGACCTGTGGCTTTTGGACGTGGGCCAGGGGGATGCCCTCCTGGCCCGGATGGGCAGGGCCGAGGTGCTGGTGGACGGGGGGAGGCCTTGGCAAGGGGAGAGGGTGGTGCGGGCCCTGAGGGCCTTGGGGGTGGAGGCCCTCGAGGTCGTGGTGGCCACCCACCCCGACGCCGACCACTACGGGGGGCTTCTCAAGGTGGTGGAGGAGGTCCCGGTGGGCCTCGCCCTCCTCTCCCCCGCCTTCCCCAAGGACCACCCCCTGGTCCGGGCGCTGGAGGCTAAAGGGGTCGCCACCCTCTACCCCGGGGCGGGCACGGAGATCCGGGTGGGGAAGGGGTGGCTTCGGGTCCTCTGGCCCGCCTTCTTGAGCGGGGACGACAACTGGGATGGCCTCGCCCTCCTCTTGGAGTTTGGCCCCGCCAGAGCCCTCCTCCTAGCGGACCTGCCGAAGGAGGTGGAGGCTAGGCTTTCCGTGGAGGCCCTGGAGGTCCTCAAGGTCAGCCACCACGGCTCCCGCACGGGAACCTCCGAGGCCCTCCTGGCCAGGACCAGGCCGGGAATCGCCCTCATCGGGGTGGGGAGGAACCCCTACGGCCACCCCCACCCCGAGGTCCTGGGGCGCCTCGAGGCCCACGGGGCAAAGGTCTACCGCACGGACCGGATGGGGGCGGTCCGGGTGAGCTTCGGCTACGCGTGGTAG
- a CDS encoding ParB/RepB/Spo0J family partition protein: protein MSKRVSGLGRGLEALLPKGTGGVVRLPLSAIRPSPAQPRRRFSPESLEELAASIREKGLLQPLLVRPKGEGYELVAGERRFRAAQMAGLSEVPALVRDLTDREALELALVENLQREDLSPVEEARGYQALLSMGLTQEEVARRVGKARSTVANALRLLQLPEEVLEALEVGEITAGHARALLMLEPEDRLWGLGEILEKGLSVRQAEALRERLGKERRPKEPSPLSLELSRHLGLPVKVVGGRRGRLVIHYRSPEELSALLERLGYHA from the coding sequence GTGTCCAAGAGGGTTAGCGGTCTAGGAAGGGGCCTTGAGGCCCTCCTGCCCAAGGGGACCGGCGGGGTGGTGCGCCTTCCCCTTTCGGCCATCCGCCCTAGCCCCGCCCAGCCCCGGCGGCGGTTTTCCCCGGAGAGCCTGGAGGAGCTCGCCGCCTCCATCCGGGAGAAGGGCCTCCTCCAGCCCCTCCTGGTGCGCCCCAAGGGGGAAGGGTACGAGCTGGTAGCCGGGGAAAGGCGCTTTAGGGCCGCCCAAATGGCGGGGCTTTCCGAGGTGCCCGCCCTGGTGCGGGACCTCACGGACCGGGAGGCCCTGGAACTGGCCCTGGTGGAAAACCTCCAGCGGGAGGACCTTTCCCCCGTGGAGGAGGCCCGGGGGTACCAGGCCCTTCTTTCCATGGGCTTGACGCAGGAGGAGGTGGCCCGGCGGGTGGGCAAGGCCCGCTCCACGGTGGCCAATGCCCTGAGGCTCCTCCAGTTGCCCGAGGAGGTCCTGGAGGCTTTGGAGGTGGGGGAGATCACGGCGGGGCACGCCCGGGCCCTCCTCATGCTGGAGCCCGAGGACCGGCTCTGGGGCCTGGGGGAAATTCTGGAGAAGGGGCTTTCCGTGCGCCAGGCTGAGGCCTTAAGGGAGCGCCTAGGCAAGGAGCGGAGGCCCAAGGAGCCCTCCCCCCTTTCCTTGGAGCTCTCCCGGCACCTGGGCCTTCCTGTGAAGGTGGTGGGGGGGAGGCGGGGCCGCCTGGTCATCCACTACCGCTCCCCTGAGGAACTCTCGGCCCTTCTGGAGCGCCTGGGCTACCACGCGTAG
- a CDS encoding ParA family protein — MLVGEVRRIALVNQKGGVGKTTTAINLAAYLGRMGKRVLLVDLDPQMNATSGLGLRPRKGVYQLLQGEPLEELVHPVDGFHLLPATPDLVGAMVELADNPLALAQALRDEGYDFTLLDVPPSLSPLTLNALGAAQGVVVPVQAEYYALEGVVGLLATLDEVRGRLNTALRLLGILITMYDGRTLLSQQVEGELRAHFGERVFWTVVPRNVRLAEAPGFGRTIAQHAPTSPGAHAYRRLAEEVMARVQEG, encoded by the coding sequence ATGCTAGTGGGCGAGGTGCGCCGCATCGCCCTGGTCAACCAGAAAGGAGGGGTGGGCAAGACCACGACCGCCATCAACCTGGCCGCCTATCTGGGCCGCATGGGTAAGCGGGTCCTGCTGGTGGACCTGGACCCCCAGATGAACGCCACCAGCGGCCTAGGATTGCGCCCGAGGAAGGGGGTGTACCAGCTCTTGCAGGGGGAGCCCCTGGAGGAGTTGGTCCACCCCGTGGACGGGTTCCATCTCCTTCCCGCTACCCCAGATCTCGTGGGGGCCATGGTGGAGCTGGCGGACAACCCCCTGGCCCTGGCCCAAGCCCTGCGGGACGAAGGCTACGACTTCACCCTTCTGGATGTTCCCCCCAGCCTCTCCCCCCTGACGCTAAACGCCCTGGGGGCGGCCCAAGGGGTGGTGGTGCCGGTGCAGGCCGAGTACTACGCCCTCGAGGGGGTGGTGGGGCTCCTCGCTACCCTAGACGAGGTGCGGGGCCGCCTCAACACCGCCTTGAGGCTTCTTGGCATCCTCATCACCATGTACGATGGCCGCACCTTGCTTTCCCAGCAGGTGGAGGGGGAGCTCAGGGCCCACTTTGGGGAGAGGGTCTTCTGGACGGTGGTCCCCAGAAACGTGCGTCTGGCGGAGGCCCCTGGCTTTGGCCGCACCATCGCCCAGCACGCCCCCACCTCCCCGGGAGCCCACGCCTACCGGCGCCTGGCCGAGGAGGTGATGGCCCGTGTCCAAGAGGGTTAG
- the rsmG gene encoding 16S rRNA (guanine(527)-N(7))-methyltransferase RsmG → MGLSPEGRGLLLEGGKALGLDLRPHLEAFSRLYDLLMEGNRKANLTALRTEREVVAKHFLDSLTLLLFPLWKGPLRVLDLGTGAGFPGLPLKIVRPELEVVLLDATRKKVAFLEEAVAALGLEGAYPLWGRAEEVAHLPEHREAYHRVTARAVAHLCVLAELGLPFLRRGGHMVAQKGPKVREELSLLPKALGPLGGSLGEVRSFRPPFLEEERALVVLAKEAPTPSAYPRRPGVPEKKPLC, encoded by the coding sequence GTGGGCCTGAGCCCGGAGGGCAGGGGGCTTCTTCTGGAGGGGGGAAAGGCTTTGGGGCTGGACCTAAGGCCCCACCTAGAGGCATTTTCCCGCCTCTACGACCTCCTCATGGAGGGCAACCGCAAGGCCAACCTCACCGCTCTGCGCACGGAGCGGGAGGTGGTGGCCAAGCACTTCCTGGACTCCCTCACCCTCCTTCTCTTTCCCCTCTGGAAAGGACCCCTCAGGGTCTTGGACCTGGGCACAGGGGCTGGGTTTCCCGGTCTTCCCCTGAAGATCGTGCGCCCGGAGCTGGAGGTGGTCCTCCTGGACGCTACCCGGAAGAAGGTGGCCTTCCTGGAGGAGGCGGTGGCGGCCCTGGGGCTCGAGGGGGCCTACCCCCTCTGGGGCCGGGCGGAAGAGGTGGCCCACTTGCCGGAGCACCGGGAGGCCTACCATCGGGTGACGGCCCGGGCCGTGGCCCACCTCTGCGTCCTGGCGGAGCTAGGGCTTCCCTTCCTCCGGCGGGGCGGGCATATGGTGGCTCAGAAGGGGCCCAAGGTAAGGGAGGAGCTCTCCCTTCTGCCCAAGGCCCTGGGCCCCTTGGGGGGTTCCTTGGGGGAGGTGCGCTCTTTCCGCCCCCCCTTTTTGGAGGAGGAGCGGGCCCTGGTGGTCCTAGCCAAGGAGGCCCCCACGCCCTCCGCCTACCCCCGCCGCCCGGGGGTTCCCGAGAAAAAACCTTTATGCTAG
- the mnmG gene encoding tRNA uridine-5-carboxymethylaminomethyl(34) synthesis enzyme MnmG, with the protein MKSRMGYEVVVVGGGHAGLEAAWAAAALGVRVALITVNPERMGMMPCNPAVGGPGKSQLVAELVALGGLMGRAADAAAIHTRVLNRSKGPAVQSLRVQVDRDLYALKAQEILLERPISVLRGEVAALWVEGGRLVGVRTVDGRGIPAKAVVVAGGTFLSGVVWYGRRSRPAGRQGEPPARFLSQSLREVGHTLRRFKTGTPPRIRADSVDFGELEAVPPEVPPGSFTGNPGPYAQRLPTWQTRTTERTHRLILDNLHLSPLYAGDIRGIGPRYCPSIEDKVVRFADKESHLLFVEPDGLSTSEVYLQGFSSSLPPELQEKMVRSLPGFSRAVVQRYAYAVEYDSLDPTELTRGLESRLLPGLFSAGQVNGTSGYEEAAAQGLLAGLNAARYALGLPKVHLGRETGYIGVLVDDLVGRGTDEPYRMMTGRVELRLLCRADNADERLVPLAVAWGLRPREDLERVRAKYERVEAELRRLQALRVEGVSGLQWLRRPGNTYEALLERFPTPTPLSQEEREQVEIRAKYAGYIERQERLRERMRDLEALRLPEGLDYPRVPGLSREAVEKLSRFQPRTLAEAARVPGIRDSDLTALLVHLRREG; encoded by the coding sequence GTGAAAAGCAGGATGGGGTACGAGGTGGTGGTGGTGGGCGGGGGCCACGCGGGCCTCGAGGCCGCCTGGGCTGCGGCCGCCTTGGGGGTGCGGGTGGCCCTGATCACGGTGAACCCGGAGCGGATGGGCATGATGCCCTGCAACCCGGCGGTGGGAGGGCCGGGCAAGAGCCAGCTGGTGGCGGAGCTGGTGGCCTTGGGGGGGCTCATGGGCCGGGCGGCGGACGCCGCCGCTATCCACACCCGGGTCCTGAACCGCTCCAAGGGCCCTGCGGTGCAGAGCCTTAGGGTCCAGGTGGACCGGGACCTCTACGCCCTGAAGGCCCAGGAGATCCTCTTGGAAAGGCCCATCTCCGTGCTCCGGGGTGAGGTGGCCGCCCTCTGGGTGGAGGGGGGGAGGCTCGTGGGGGTGAGGACCGTGGACGGCCGGGGCATCCCCGCCAAGGCAGTGGTGGTGGCGGGGGGCACTTTCCTCTCCGGGGTGGTCTGGTACGGAAGGAGGTCCCGACCCGCGGGAAGGCAGGGGGAGCCCCCGGCCCGCTTCCTCTCCCAAAGCCTAAGGGAGGTGGGCCACACCCTGCGCCGCTTCAAGACCGGGACCCCGCCTAGGATCCGGGCGGACTCCGTGGACTTTGGGGAACTGGAGGCGGTCCCCCCCGAGGTGCCCCCGGGGAGTTTCACGGGAAACCCCGGGCCCTACGCCCAGCGGCTCCCCACCTGGCAGACCCGCACCACGGAGAGGACCCACCGGCTCATCCTGGACAACCTCCACCTCTCCCCGCTCTACGCCGGGGACATCCGGGGGATCGGACCCCGGTACTGCCCCTCCATAGAGGACAAGGTGGTGCGCTTCGCCGACAAGGAGAGCCACCTCCTCTTCGTGGAGCCCGATGGCCTTTCCACCAGCGAGGTCTACCTCCAGGGCTTCTCCTCAAGCCTTCCTCCGGAGCTCCAGGAGAAGATGGTGCGAAGCCTCCCGGGCTTCTCCCGGGCGGTGGTCCAGCGCTACGCCTACGCGGTGGAGTACGACAGCCTGGACCCCACGGAGCTCACCCGGGGCCTCGAGTCCCGCCTCCTGCCCGGGCTTTTCAGCGCCGGGCAGGTAAACGGGACCTCGGGGTACGAGGAGGCTGCCGCCCAGGGGCTCTTGGCGGGGCTGAACGCCGCCCGCTACGCCTTGGGGCTTCCCAAGGTGCACCTGGGCCGGGAGACGGGCTACATCGGGGTCCTGGTGGACGACCTGGTGGGGCGGGGCACGGACGAGCCCTACCGCATGATGACGGGCCGGGTGGAGCTCCGCCTCCTCTGCCGGGCTGACAACGCCGACGAGCGCCTGGTGCCCCTGGCGGTGGCCTGGGGCTTGAGGCCTAGGGAGGACCTGGAGCGGGTGCGGGCCAAGTACGAGAGGGTGGAGGCGGAGCTCAGGCGCCTGCAGGCCCTCAGGGTGGAAGGGGTGAGCGGCCTCCAGTGGCTGAGGCGCCCCGGGAACACCTACGAGGCCCTCCTGGAACGCTTCCCTACCCCAACCCCCCTTTCCCAGGAGGAGCGGGAGCAAGTGGAGATCCGGGCCAAGTATGCGGGTTACATAGAGCGGCAGGAAAGGCTTCGGGAGAGGATGCGGGACCTGGAGGCCCTCCGCCTCCCTGAGGGCCTGGACTACCCCAGGGTGCCGGGCCTCTCCCGGGAGGCGGTGGAGAAGCTTTCCCGCTTCCAGCCCCGCACCCTAGCTGAGGCCGCCCGCGTCCCCGGGATTCGCGACTCGGACCTCACCGCCCTTTTGGTCCACCTCAGGCGGGAAGGGTAG